The Malus domestica chromosome 06, GDT2T_hap1 genome has a segment encoding these proteins:
- the LOC114825346 gene encoding protein MEI2-like 1, with amino-acid sequence MPFEIMDQRGVSVTSHFFDEIPFPAERQVGFQKLKTMSDYQAGVGGMVPTPGSKLGSSMPSKMYLPNGAQSVDHLDLPQSNLAGEQTERLSIGGGVPNISKASWKPMDHQPKLWSDLSAKPTPYSSVGGKTVINGAHHESSLFSSSLSEIFSRKLRLLRSDFVSHQSTNNGAYQHEEEPFESLEEIEAQTIGNLLPDENDLFSGMTDEPGYKAHVNIGDGFEDFDLFSSGGGMELEGDDQGVYNSSIAGEHPFGEHPSRTLFVRNINSNIEDLELKALFEQYGDIRALYTACKHRGFVMISYYDIRAAQNALRALQSKPLRRRKLDIHYSIPKDNPSDKDINQGTLVLFNLDSSVSNDELSKTFGSYGEIKEIRETPHKPHNKFIEFYDVRAAEAALHALNRSEIGGKQIKLEPSRPGGTRRGLAQVSEQEQDEFKFCHSLSDSLSTGTKPTLHPGVVTSSCMVNGFGLGLHSALRSPVSTFIENALSHQSSSVPDTLPAPVTGASIGKKFSLRDPDQSLDDMNFGNQSVPGIHPHSLPEYNDSLAHGIPCNTAGAIGSMNGNLGLRMREGTDRRSTVSANGHLVELNGGAFGSPGNGSRPVHAHPYVLNNSNLYQQHPSSPMMWQNSPSFISGPTAHHFPQMPGFHRTPPHMLSGTSPVHHHVGSAPAVNPSLWERHAFSGESPDTSSLHLGSLGFARFSGSPQMHPVDVSSLNLFSLTGGNFLDMTTSTRQRSSQEIGHMFPGRNSMNSMPSSFDSQNERGVRSLSHRRNEANSNNADKRQYELDIERILHGEDRRTTLMIKNIPNKYTSKMLLAAIDEQCRGIYDFLYLPIDFKNKCNVGYAFINMIDPHQIVPFYKAFNGKKWEKFNSEKVASLAYARIQGKAALIAHFQNSSLMNEDKRCRPILFHTEGPNAGDPEPFPMGTNIRSRPGKPRTAGYDDNHHHGSPSATANGEEKSKESEQDLFYPDF; translated from the exons ATGCCATTTGAAATAATGGATCAAAGGGGTGTATCTGTCACTTCCCACTTCTTTGATGAAATCCCTTTTCCTGCTGAG AGACAAGTCGGATTTCAGAAGCTGAAAACCATGTCCGATTACCAAG CGGGAGTCGGTGGAATGGTACCGACACCTGGCAGCAAGTTGGGATCTTCAATGCCATCTAAAATGTATTTACCAAATGGGGCACAGTCGGTGGATCACTTGGATCTGCCACAATCCAATCTGGCTGGGGAGCAAACAGAAAGACTAAGCATCGGTGGAGGGGTGCCCAACATCTCCAAGGCCTCGTGGAAACCTATGGATCACCAACCAAAATTGTGGTCAGACTTGTCCGCAAAGCCAACACCTTATAGCTCGGTTGGTGGCAAAACTGTTATTAATGGCGCCCATCATGAAAGTAGCCTGTTCTCAAGCTCTTTGTCTGAAATTTTTAGCAGAAAGT TGCGATTATTGAGGAGTGATTTTGTTTCTCATCAATCTACTAACAACGGTGCTTACCAACATGAGGAAGAGCCCTTTGAATCTCTTGAAGAAATTGAGGCACAAACAATTGGAAATCTCCTTCCagatgaaaatgacttgttttctGGCATGACAGATGAGCCGGGTTATAAGGCTCATGTTaatattggtgatggatttgaAGATTTTGATCTCTTTAGCAGTGGTGGTGGAATGGAATTGGAAGGCGATGATCAAGGGGTTTATAATAGCTCAATTGCGGGTGAACACCCTTTTGGAGAACACCCTTCCCGAACACTTTTTGTCCGCAATATTAATAGCAACATTGAAGATTTGGAATTGAAGGCTCTTTTTGAG CAATATGGAGACATCCGGGCACTTTACACAGCCTGCAAGCATCGTGGGTTTGTTATGATTTCTTATTATGATATAAGGGCTGCCCAAAATGCACTAAGAGCACTTCAAAGTAAGCCACTGAGGCGTAGGAAGCTTGACATACATTATTCGATACCCAAA GACAATCCTTCTGATAAAGATATTAACCAAGGAACGCTAGTGTTATTCAACCTTGATTCTTCTGTTTCTAATGACGAGCTTTCTAAAACTTTTGGATCTTATGGAGAAATTAAAGAA ATCCGTGAGACTCCACACAAGCCACATAACAAGTTCATAGAGTTTTATGATGTTAGAGCTGCAGAAGCTGCTCTCCATGCATTGAATAGGAGTGAGATTGGAGGGAAGCAGATCAAGCTTGAACCCAGCCGTCCAGGGGGCACAAGGAGGGG TTTGGCTCAAGTTTCCGAGCAGGAGCAAGATGAATTCAAATTTTGTCATAGCTTGTCTGACAGTTTATCAACAGGCACCAAGC CAACACTTCATCCTGGAGTGGTCACATCAAGCTGCATGGTTAATGGATTTGGCCTGGGCTTACACTCTGCACTCCGTTCACCTGTGAGCACATTTATTGAAAACGCTTTATCTCATCAGAGTTCAAGTGTTCCAGATACCTTGCCCGCTCCAGTGACAGGGGCATCTATAGGGAAAAAATTTAGCCTCCGTGACCCCGATCAGTCTCTGGATGACATGAATTTTGGTAATCAGAGTGTTCCCGGCATACATCCTCATTCGCTTCCTGAGTATAATGACAGTTTAGCCCATGGTATTCCATGCAACACTGCTGGTGCTATCGGAAGCATGAATGGCAATCTGGGACTTAGAATGAGAGAAGGAACAGACAGAAGGTCCACTGTCAGTGCAAATGGTCACCTAGTGGAACTGAACGGAGGAG CTTTTGGATCTCCTGGAAATGGGAGCCGCCCGGTTCATGCTCATCCCTATGTTTTGAATAACTCCAACTTGTACCAGCAGCATCCTTCAAGTCCCATGATGTGGCAGAATTCACCATCATTTATCAGTGGTCCTACTGCGCATCACTTTCCCCAAATGCCAGGATTCCACAGGACACCACCTCATATGCTGAGCGGTACTTCGCCTGTGCACCACCATGTAGGATCAGCTCCGGCTGTTAACCCTTCCCTTTGGGAAAGGCATGCCTTTTCAGGGGAGTCTCCTGACACTTCTAGCCTTCACTTGGGTTCTCTTGGCTTTGCACGTTTTTCCGGTAGTCCCCAGATGCATCCTGTGGATGTCTCTTCActcaacctcttctctcttacTGGTGGAAATTTCTTGGACATGACTACCAGTACCCGGCAGCGCTCTTCACAGGAGATAGGCCACATGTTTCCCGGTAGAAATTCGATGAATTCAATGCCTTCCTCTTTTGATTCTCAAAACGAACGTGGTGTTAGAAGCCTGTCTCACCGAAGAAATGAAGCAAACTCTAACAATGCTGATAAGAGACAATATGAGCTTGATATTGAACGAATACTCCATGGGGAAGACAGACGCACCACATTGATGATAAAGAACATTCCCAACAA GTACACTTCAAAGATGCTTCTTGCTGCAATTGATGAGCAGTGTCGAGGAATTTATGACTTTCTTTATTTGCCAATCGACTTCAAG AACAAATGCAATGTGGGATACGCATTCATCAACATGATCGATCCTCATCAGATTGTTCCATTCTATAAG GCATTCAATGGAAAAAAATGGGAGAAGTTCAACAGTGAAAAGGTGGCATCACTTGCATATGCTCGTATTCAGGGAAAAGCTGCTCTTATTGCCCATTTTCAGAACTCAAGCTTAATGAACGAGGACAAACGCTGCCGTCCCATTCTCTTCCACACGGAGGGTCCAAATGCTGGTGATCCG GAACCCTTTCCCATGGGTACCAACATCCGGTCAAGACCAGGAAAACCTCGAACAGCTGGCTACGATGATAACCATCATCACGGGAGTCCTTCGGCAACTGCAAACGGAGAGGAAAAATCCAAGGAATCCGAGCAAGACTTGTTCTACCCAGATTTCTAA